The Nocardioides campestrisoli genome includes a window with the following:
- the urtC gene encoding urea ABC transporter permease subunit UrtC: MNRPTKLAPLLGWLALAVALLVLAPALLSDFRLGLLAKYCCYAIAAVGIGLAWGRGGMLVLGQGLYFGLGGYAMAMHLKLTDAGPGNVPDFMTLYAGGEMPLWWEPFRSPAVTVLAIVLLPVVVATVLGAAIFKRRVKGAYFAILSQALTAAFAILLVGQVKATGGFNGLNNFQSFFGYSLYDPVNKQMLYFIAAGVLLASIALMSQLYRSRFGELLVATRDAEERVRFLGHDPANIKLVAYVVAAVLASVGGALFVPIVGIISPEEVGVGASIAMVAGVALGGRASLMGPALGALMVGYAETSLSESFPGSWSYFQGGLFIVVVLLLPGGLAQLFSRLGGLRRRSAPPPSRHAEDPGSRDATPDGTTQEVNA, encoded by the coding sequence ATGAACCGGCCCACCAAGCTCGCCCCCCTGCTCGGCTGGCTCGCGCTCGCCGTCGCGCTGCTCGTGCTCGCTCCCGCCCTGCTCAGCGACTTCCGCCTCGGTCTGCTGGCGAAGTACTGCTGCTACGCGATCGCCGCGGTCGGCATCGGCCTCGCCTGGGGGCGGGGCGGGATGCTGGTCCTCGGCCAGGGGCTCTACTTCGGCCTCGGCGGCTACGCGATGGCGATGCACCTCAAGCTCACCGACGCCGGCCCGGGCAACGTCCCGGACTTCATGACCCTGTACGCCGGCGGCGAGATGCCGCTGTGGTGGGAGCCGTTCCGCAGCCCCGCGGTCACCGTGCTCGCCATCGTGCTGCTCCCGGTGGTGGTGGCCACGGTGCTGGGTGCCGCCATCTTCAAGCGGCGGGTGAAGGGCGCGTACTTCGCGATCCTCTCCCAGGCCCTGACGGCAGCCTTCGCCATCCTGCTCGTCGGCCAGGTCAAGGCGACCGGTGGCTTCAACGGGCTCAACAACTTCCAGAGCTTCTTCGGGTACTCGCTCTACGACCCGGTCAACAAGCAGATGCTCTACTTCATCGCCGCCGGGGTGCTGCTCGCCTCGATCGCGCTGATGTCCCAGCTCTACCGGAGCCGGTTCGGTGAGCTCCTGGTCGCCACCCGCGACGCCGAGGAGCGGGTGCGGTTCCTGGGGCACGACCCGGCCAACATCAAGCTGGTCGCCTACGTGGTGGCCGCGGTGCTGGCCAGCGTCGGTGGCGCGCTCTTCGTCCCGATCGTGGGGATCATCTCCCCCGAGGAGGTCGGGGTCGGCGCCTCCATCGCGATGGTCGCCGGGGTCGCCCTGGGCGGTCGCGCCTCGCTGATGGGCCCGGCGCTGGGAGCGCTGATGGTCGGGTACGCCGAGACCTCGCTCTCGGAGTCCTTCCCCGGCTCCTGGTCCTACTTCCAGGGCGGCCTGTTCATCGTGGTGGTGCTGCTGCTGCCGGGCGGCCTCGCTCAGCTCTTCTCCCGGCTCGGCGGGCTGCGCCGCCGTAGCGCCCCTCCCCCGTCGAGGCACGCCGAGGACCCCGGGTCCCGCGACGCGACGCCCGACGGCACGACCCAGGAGGTCAACGCATGA
- the urtD gene encoding urea ABC transporter ATP-binding protein UrtD: protein MSATHRAGAHHASQGSGPGPQPGTQPGTQPGTRRDYLEVRDIRVEFDGFVAVDGVDLTLLQGQVHFLIGPNGAGKTTVVDALTGLVHATGLASYDNQNLLGLPSHAIVRLGIGRTFQTATVFEELTVLQNLDIAGGVHRRARDMLRSRRGVPDYVHRALETVGLTELADRPAGVLSHGQKQWLEIGMLLVQDAKVMLLDEPVAGMSADERHETGELLHRIGQERTIVVIEHDMDFVRDFADVVTVMSAGRVLAHGTVEEIRANQEVQRVYLGHTVEGTA from the coding sequence ATGAGCGCCACCCACCGCGCGGGCGCCCACCACGCGAGCCAAGGCTCCGGCCCCGGCCCACAGCCGGGCACACAGCCGGGCACACAGCCGGGCACCCGTCGCGACTACCTCGAGGTACGCGACATCCGGGTCGAGTTCGACGGGTTCGTCGCGGTCGACGGCGTGGACCTGACCCTCCTCCAGGGCCAGGTGCACTTCCTGATCGGCCCCAACGGAGCGGGCAAGACCACCGTGGTCGACGCCCTGACCGGACTGGTCCACGCCACCGGGCTCGCGTCGTACGACAACCAGAACCTCCTCGGCCTCCCCTCGCACGCGATCGTCCGGCTCGGCATCGGGCGCACCTTCCAGACCGCGACCGTCTTCGAGGAGCTCACCGTCCTGCAGAACCTCGACATCGCCGGTGGCGTGCACCGGCGGGCCCGGGACATGCTGCGCAGTCGCCGCGGAGTGCCCGACTACGTGCACCGCGCCCTGGAGACCGTCGGCCTCACCGAGCTCGCCGACCGCCCGGCCGGGGTGCTCTCGCACGGCCAGAAGCAGTGGCTGGAGATCGGCATGCTGTTGGTCCAGGACGCCAAGGTGATGCTGCTCGACGAGCCGGTCGCCGGCATGTCGGCCGACGAGCGGCACGAGACCGGCGAGCTGCTGCACCGGATCGGGCAGGAGCGGACCATCGTGGTGATCGAGCACGACATGGACTTCGTCCGTGACTTCGCCGACGTGGTCACCGTGATGAGCGCCGGCCGGGTGCTGGCGCACGGCACGGTCGAGGAGATCCGGGCCAACCAAGAGGTGCAGAGGGTCTACCTCGGCCACACCGTGGAAGGGACCGCGTGA
- a CDS encoding ATP-binding cassette domain-containing protein: protein MLELKDVVAAYGRTEVLHGVSLSIPTGGAASVIGHNGAGKTTLLRAAVGLLPVRSGQVLLDGEDVTRLRPHQRVRRGVGYVPQGQQSFGQMTTLENLQLVAGRDRSALDEVLDTFPALTGLLARRAGLLSGGQRQQLAIARTLLTRPRMLILDEPTEGIQPNVVAEIEQVIIDLTARGDLSVLLVEQHVGFAMRATQDYHVLASGRVVSTGTAGAAAVDSVRSVMAV from the coding sequence ATGCTGGAGCTCAAGGACGTGGTCGCCGCGTACGGCCGCACGGAGGTGCTGCACGGGGTCTCGCTGAGCATCCCGACCGGCGGCGCCGCCTCGGTGATCGGGCACAACGGCGCGGGCAAGACCACCCTGCTGCGCGCCGCGGTCGGGCTGCTGCCGGTCCGCTCGGGGCAGGTGCTGCTCGACGGCGAGGACGTCACCAGGCTGCGCCCGCACCAGCGGGTACGCCGCGGCGTGGGGTACGTGCCCCAGGGCCAGCAGTCGTTCGGGCAGATGACCACGCTGGAGAACCTCCAGCTCGTCGCCGGGCGGGACAGGTCCGCTCTCGACGAGGTGCTGGACACCTTCCCCGCCCTGACCGGTCTGCTCGCCCGGCGGGCGGGCCTGCTCTCCGGCGGTCAGCGCCAGCAGCTGGCGATCGCCCGGACGCTGCTGACCAGGCCGCGGATGCTCATCCTCGACGAGCCGACCGAGGGCATCCAGCCCAACGTGGTGGCCGAGATCGAGCAGGTGATCATCGACCTGACCGCACGCGGCGACCTGTCGGTGCTGCTGGTCGAGCAGCACGTCGGGTTCGCGATGCGGGCCACCCAGGACTACCACGTGCTCGCCTCGGGCCGGGTCGTCTCCACCGGCACCGCGGGAGCCGCCGCCGTGGACAGCGTCCGGTCCGTGATGGCGGTCTGA
- a CDS encoding urease subunit gamma, giving the protein MHLTPSDTEKLLLSVAGMVARDRLARGVRLNHPESVALLATWVIERAREGVPVTELMSAGREVLTRDQVMDGVPEMLHDVQVEATFPDGRKLVTLHDPIS; this is encoded by the coding sequence ATGCACCTCACACCCTCAGACACCGAGAAGCTGCTGCTGTCCGTGGCCGGGATGGTCGCCCGCGACCGGCTCGCCCGCGGCGTCCGGCTCAACCATCCGGAGTCCGTGGCCCTGCTGGCCACCTGGGTGATCGAGCGGGCCCGCGAGGGCGTGCCCGTGACCGAGCTGATGAGCGCCGGGCGCGAGGTCCTCACCCGCGACCAGGTGATGGACGGCGTGCCGGAGATGCTGCACGACGTCCAGGTCGAGGCGACCTTCCCGGACGGCCGCAAGCTCGTCACCCTCCACGACCCGATCTCCTGA
- the ureB gene encoding urease subunit beta, whose translation MSSSSDGPGALRPAPGTVVLNADRTDAERLSLVVVNTGDRPIQVGSHLHLPDANAALDFDRAAAAGFRLDIPSGTSRRFEPGASREVDLVALRGARVVPGLQRKSDGGVLDG comes from the coding sequence ATGTCATCCTCCAGCGACGGGCCGGGCGCGCTGCGTCCCGCGCCCGGCACCGTGGTGCTCAACGCCGACCGCACCGACGCCGAGCGACTGAGCCTGGTGGTGGTCAACACCGGGGACCGGCCGATCCAGGTCGGCTCCCACCTGCACCTGCCGGACGCCAACGCCGCGCTCGACTTCGACCGGGCGGCCGCCGCCGGGTTCCGCCTCGACATCCCCTCGGGCACCTCCCGCCGGTTCGAGCCCGGCGCCTCCCGCGAGGTCGACCTGGTGGCGCTGCGCGGCGCCCGCGTGGTCCCCGGGCTGCAGCGCAAGAGCGACGGGGGCGTCCTCGATGGTTGA
- a CDS encoding urease subunit alpha, translated as MVEISRAQYAALYGPTAGDQLRLGDTDLWIEVEQDLTFGGEEAVFGGGKSIRESMAQSARSRAEGVPDTVITNVVVLDHWGIVRADVGIRDGRIVALGRAGNPDIADGVHPDLVIGPSTDIVSGEGRILTAGAVDVHVHFLSTSQVHEALATGITTVGGGGTGPSEGSKATTVTPGAWHLRTVHRALDRLPVNVLLMGKGNTVSAEGLREQALAGAAAYKVHEDWGSTPAAIDAALRAADEHGLQVALHSDSLNEAGFLESTLAAIDGRSIHAFHAEGAGGGHAPDIMKVASLPHVIPGSTNPTLPHTVNTVAEHLDMLMVCHHLNPRVPEDLAFAESRIRATTIAAEDVLHDMGAMSITSSDAQAMGRIGEVVCRTWQVAHVMKHRRGSLGTSLPADNERARRYVAKYTINPAIAHGIAAEIGSVEVGKMADLVLWDPRFFGIRPDVVIKGGALVRAALGDPNASIPTPQPVLMRPTLVDDDASDHAVTFVSPVALEDGLADRLGLARRLVGIAPTRDVGKAQMVNNDVCPRIDIDPETFAIDVDGERVEPAPAQVLPLAQLYSMF; from the coding sequence ATGGTTGAGATCAGCCGGGCTCAGTACGCCGCCCTGTACGGTCCGACCGCCGGCGACCAGCTGCGCCTCGGCGACACCGACCTGTGGATCGAGGTGGAGCAGGACCTCACCTTCGGCGGTGAGGAGGCCGTCTTCGGCGGCGGCAAGTCGATCCGGGAGTCCATGGCCCAGTCGGCTCGCAGCCGCGCCGAGGGGGTGCCGGACACGGTCATCACCAACGTCGTGGTCCTGGACCACTGGGGCATCGTCCGGGCCGACGTCGGCATCCGGGACGGCCGCATCGTCGCGCTCGGTCGGGCTGGCAACCCCGACATCGCGGACGGCGTGCACCCCGACCTGGTGATCGGGCCGTCGACCGACATCGTCTCCGGGGAGGGCCGGATCCTCACCGCGGGCGCGGTGGACGTGCACGTGCACTTCCTGTCCACCTCGCAGGTGCACGAGGCCCTCGCCACCGGGATCACCACCGTCGGCGGCGGGGGCACCGGACCCTCGGAGGGGTCCAAGGCCACCACCGTCACCCCGGGCGCCTGGCACCTGCGCACGGTGCACCGCGCCCTGGACCGCCTGCCGGTCAACGTGCTGCTGATGGGCAAGGGCAACACCGTGAGCGCCGAGGGACTGCGGGAGCAGGCACTGGCCGGGGCCGCGGCGTACAAGGTGCACGAGGACTGGGGCTCCACCCCGGCGGCCATCGACGCCGCGCTCCGCGCCGCCGACGAGCACGGGCTGCAAGTGGCGCTGCACTCCGACAGCCTCAACGAGGCGGGCTTCCTGGAGTCCACCCTGGCCGCGATCGACGGCCGCTCGATCCACGCCTTCCACGCCGAGGGCGCGGGCGGCGGGCACGCACCGGACATCATGAAGGTGGCCTCGCTCCCCCACGTCATCCCGGGGTCGACCAACCCCACCCTGCCGCACACGGTCAACACCGTCGCCGAGCACCTCGACATGCTGATGGTCTGCCACCACCTGAACCCCCGGGTGCCGGAGGACCTGGCGTTCGCGGAGTCCCGGATCCGGGCCACCACCATCGCGGCCGAGGACGTGCTGCACGACATGGGCGCCATGTCGATCACCTCCAGCGACGCCCAGGCGATGGGCCGGATCGGCGAGGTGGTCTGCCGCACCTGGCAGGTCGCGCACGTGATGAAGCACCGCCGCGGCTCCCTGGGCACCAGCCTGCCCGCGGACAACGAGCGAGCCCGCCGCTACGTGGCCAAGTACACGATCAACCCCGCGATCGCCCACGGGATCGCCGCCGAGATCGGCTCGGTCGAGGTTGGCAAGATGGCCGACCTGGTGCTGTGGGACCCGCGCTTCTTCGGCATCCGCCCCGACGTGGTGATCAAGGGCGGCGCCCTGGTCCGGGCGGCGCTGGGCGATCCCAACGCCTCGATCCCCACCCCGCAGCCGGTGCTGATGCGACCCACCCTGGTCGACGACGACGCCAGCGACCACGCGGTCACGTTCGTCTCCCCGGTGGCCCTGGAGGACGGCCTCGCCGACCGCCTGGGCCTGGCGCGGCGGCTGGTCGGGATCGCCCCGACCAGGGACGTGGGCAAGGCGCAGATGGTCAACAACGACGTGTGCCCGCGGATCGACATCGACCCGGAGACGTTCGCCATCGACGTCGACGGCGAGCGGGTCGAGCCGGCACCCGCGCAGGTGCTCCCGCTCGCCCAGCTCTACTCGATGTTCTGA
- a CDS encoding urease accessory protein UreF produces the protein MDPLLPPGPAAAGGLAPSSAVVSLLLADARLPVGGHTQSAGLEPALRSGLPPEALPAYCRARLATVVPTEAATAVVTAHLLRSAQPASTTRLAEVAAHWAARTPSDAQRHTALELGRGLLRMAGRLWPGHPLLTGWTVPPVRPLVLGAIGAVAGVHATDLARVVAYEDVQTVVAAGLKLSPADPLDSLAWTWELLPDVDAVALAVGSLTRPVEIPSSSSPQIEEWAQAHSRATRRLFRA, from the coding sequence GTGGACCCTCTTCTCCCGCCCGGACCGGCCGCAGCCGGTGGTCTCGCCCCCTCCTCGGCGGTCGTCTCGCTCCTGCTGGCCGACGCCCGGCTCCCGGTGGGCGGTCACACGCAGTCCGCTGGCCTCGAGCCCGCCCTGCGCAGCGGGCTGCCGCCCGAGGCGCTCCCCGCGTACTGCCGGGCGAGGCTGGCGACCGTGGTGCCCACGGAGGCGGCGACCGCCGTGGTCACCGCACACCTGTTGCGGTCGGCTCAGCCGGCGTCCACGACCCGGCTGGCGGAAGTGGCCGCGCACTGGGCAGCCCGCACACCCAGCGACGCGCAGCGGCACACCGCGCTGGAGCTGGGCCGTGGCCTGCTCCGGATGGCCGGGCGGCTCTGGCCCGGACACCCTCTGCTCACCGGCTGGACGGTCCCCCCGGTCCGCCCCCTGGTCCTCGGCGCGATCGGCGCCGTCGCAGGCGTGCACGCCACCGACCTGGCGCGGGTCGTGGCCTACGAGGACGTGCAGACCGTGGTCGCCGCCGGGCTCAAGCTCTCCCCCGCGGATCCCCTGGACAGCCTCGCCTGGACCTGGGAGCTGCTCCCGGACGTCGACGCGGTGGCGCTGGCGGTCGGGTCCCTGACCCGTCCCGTCGAGATCCCCAGCAGCAGTTCCCCACAGATCGAGGAGTGGGCGCAGGCCCACTCGCGTGCGACCCGGAGGTTGTTCCGTGCCTGA
- the ureG gene encoding urease accessory protein UreG has protein sequence MPETRQTLRLGVCGPVGTGKSSLIATLCRRLAGSHRLAVVTNDIYTDEDARFLRSAGVLDPERIVGVETGACPHTAIRDDITANLMTVEDLEARFSPLDVVLVESGGDNLTATFSPALVDVQIFVLDVAGGGDVARKGGPGIERADLLVLNKTDLAPYVGVDLPTMVADATAARDGRPVVALSRHDEESVETLTTWVVQQLAVLRAGRLDPQDPGPMAAHVHAHAHD, from the coding sequence GTGCCTGAGACCCGTCAGACCCTGCGACTGGGCGTGTGCGGCCCGGTGGGCACCGGCAAGAGCTCGCTCATCGCGACGCTGTGCCGGCGCCTCGCCGGCAGCCACCGGCTGGCCGTGGTGACCAACGACATCTACACCGACGAGGACGCCCGCTTCCTCCGCTCGGCCGGCGTGCTGGACCCCGAGCGGATCGTCGGGGTGGAGACCGGGGCGTGCCCGCACACCGCGATCCGCGACGACATCACGGCCAACCTGATGACGGTCGAAGACCTCGAGGCGCGGTTCAGCCCGCTCGACGTGGTGCTGGTCGAGTCCGGCGGGGACAACCTGACCGCCACCTTCTCCCCCGCCCTGGTCGACGTGCAGATCTTCGTGCTCGACGTCGCCGGGGGCGGCGACGTCGCCCGCAAGGGCGGTCCAGGGATCGAGCGGGCCGACCTGCTGGTGCTGAACAAGACCGACCTGGCGCCGTACGTGGGCGTCGACCTGCCCACGATGGTGGCGGACGCGACCGCGGCCCGCGACGGCCGCCCCGTGGTGGCCCTCTCCCGCCACGACGAGGAGTCGGTCGAGACGCTCACCACCTGGGTGGTCCAGCAGCTCGCCGTGCTCCGCGCCGGTCGCCTGGACCCGCAGGATCCCGGGCCGATGGCCGCCCACGTGCATGCCCACGCCCACGACTAG
- a CDS encoding urease accessory protein UreD produces MLRVVVLERGPRRVSVALVPTTALLLAGDRVRIELRVGEGCLLEVTEPAGTVAYDMRGDAARWQVDVQVADGAGLVWQTPEFVVSQGAHVERRTTVRLAGDASCLLRETLVLGRTGERPGALVATTSVTRDDLPVLQERLVAGPQAQVPGILGGHRVIDQVLDLGSPVDPTGTGPADPDPTQDPPPMLLAAGGRLHRRLADAAHEGCLDDIWAGLAARHRAGSVAAGTDSGRIAT; encoded by the coding sequence GTGCTGCGGGTGGTCGTGCTGGAGCGCGGGCCGCGACGGGTCAGCGTGGCCCTGGTGCCCACCACCGCGTTGCTGCTGGCCGGTGACCGGGTCCGGATCGAGCTGCGGGTCGGCGAGGGCTGCCTGCTGGAGGTCACCGAGCCGGCCGGCACGGTGGCCTACGACATGCGGGGAGACGCGGCCCGGTGGCAGGTCGACGTGCAGGTGGCCGACGGTGCCGGCCTGGTCTGGCAGACGCCCGAGTTCGTGGTCTCCCAGGGGGCGCACGTCGAGCGGCGTACGACGGTCCGCCTGGCCGGCGACGCCTCCTGCCTGCTGCGCGAGACCCTGGTGCTGGGGCGCACCGGGGAGCGACCGGGGGCGCTGGTCGCCACCACCTCCGTGACCCGGGACGACCTGCCGGTGCTCCAGGAGCGGCTCGTGGCCGGGCCGCAGGCCCAGGTGCCGGGGATCCTCGGCGGGCACCGGGTGATCGACCAGGTGCTGGACCTGGGCAGCCCTGTCGACCCCACCGGGACCGGCCCCGCAGACCCCGATCCGACGCAGGACCCGCCCCCGATGCTGCTGGCGGCGGGTGGACGCCTGCACCGGCGCCTGGCCGACGCGGCGCACGAGGGGTGCCTGGACGACATCTGGGCAGGGCTCGCGGCCCGGCACCGAGCCGGCTCCGTCGCGGCGGGCACCGACTCTGGCAGGATCGCGACGTGA
- a CDS encoding 5'-3' exonuclease — translation MTAPRRLMLLDTASLYFRAYFGIPEIKAPDGTNVNAVRGLLDFIARLVADYQPTDLVCCWDDDWRPQWRVDLLPTYKAHRVVTERQEQPDVEEVPDPLERQVPIIREVLAALGIPVVGAAEHEADDVIGTLATDAGMPVDIVTGDRDLFQLIDDDAEVRVLYTARGVGKHERVTDQVILDKYAVRAAQYADFAVLRGDTSDGLPGVAGVGEKTAATLLGRFGDVDAIVAAAQDPDSDLAPGPRRKIKDAAAYLEVAPTVVRVVRDLDLGEVDTTLPTTPVDHEQCLALAARWNLEGAMARLVTALSER, via the coding sequence GTGACCGCACCTCGCCGCCTGATGCTGCTCGACACCGCCTCGCTCTACTTCCGCGCGTACTTCGGGATCCCCGAGATCAAGGCCCCGGACGGGACGAACGTCAACGCGGTCCGCGGGCTCCTGGACTTCATCGCTCGGCTGGTCGCCGACTACCAGCCCACCGACCTGGTGTGCTGCTGGGACGACGACTGGCGGCCGCAGTGGCGGGTCGACCTGCTGCCCACCTACAAGGCGCACCGGGTGGTCACCGAGCGCCAGGAGCAGCCCGACGTCGAGGAGGTCCCGGACCCGCTGGAGCGCCAGGTGCCGATCATCCGCGAGGTCCTCGCGGCCCTCGGCATCCCGGTGGTCGGAGCCGCCGAGCACGAGGCGGACGACGTGATCGGCACGCTCGCCACGGACGCGGGCATGCCCGTCGACATCGTCACCGGCGACCGGGACCTGTTCCAGCTGATCGACGACGACGCCGAGGTGCGGGTGCTCTACACCGCGCGCGGGGTCGGCAAGCACGAGCGGGTCACCGACCAGGTGATCCTGGACAAGTACGCCGTCCGTGCCGCCCAGTACGCCGACTTCGCCGTGCTCCGCGGCGACACCTCCGACGGCCTGCCCGGGGTGGCCGGCGTCGGCGAGAAGACCGCGGCGACCCTGCTGGGCAGGTTCGGGGACGTGGACGCGATCGTGGCCGCAGCCCAGGACCCGGACTCCGACCTCGCCCCCGGCCCGCGGCGCAAGATCAAGGACGCGGCCGCCTACCTCGAGGTCGCGCCCACCGTCGTCCGGGTGGTCCGCGACCTGGACCTGGGCGAGGTGGACACCACCCTGCCGACCACGCCGGTGGACCACGAGCAGTGCCTGGCGCTCGCCGCCCGCTGGAACCTCGAGGGCGCCATGGCGCGCCTCGTCACGGCCCTCTCCGAGCGGTAG
- a CDS encoding SDR family oxidoreductase, protein MTRIAVVGGHGKVARHLHPLLVEAGLQPVALVRREEYRDELEAQGAEVRLLDIEQDDAAAFAWAFDGCSAVVFAAGGGADGNVERKKTVDLGGSLKSIEGAQEAGIRRFVQVSAISVDDPLPEDTAEVWRAYVEAKRDADAALRDSGLDWTILRPGRLTDDPATGRVTLAPDAAPGDVTRADVAQVIATVLATDLGVGAQWNLVEGETPVAEAVEAAAR, encoded by the coding sequence ATGACCCGAATCGCTGTTGTCGGGGGCCACGGCAAGGTGGCCCGTCATCTGCACCCCCTGCTGGTCGAGGCCGGCCTGCAGCCGGTCGCGCTGGTCCGGCGCGAGGAGTACCGCGACGAGCTCGAGGCGCAGGGCGCGGAGGTGCGGCTGCTCGACATCGAGCAGGACGACGCCGCTGCGTTCGCGTGGGCCTTCGACGGCTGCTCCGCGGTCGTCTTCGCCGCCGGTGGCGGCGCGGACGGGAACGTCGAGCGCAAGAAGACCGTCGACCTCGGCGGCTCGCTGAAGTCGATCGAGGGCGCGCAGGAGGCCGGCATCCGCCGGTTCGTCCAGGTCTCGGCGATCTCGGTCGACGACCCGCTGCCCGAGGACACCGCCGAGGTCTGGCGTGCCTACGTGGAGGCCAAGCGCGACGCCGACGCCGCCCTGCGCGACAGCGGGCTGGACTGGACGATCCTGCGGCCCGGCCGGCTCACCGACGACCCGGCCACCGGCCGGGTCACCCTCGCACCCGACGCCGCCCCCGGCGACGTCACCCGGGCCGACGTGGCCCAGGTGATCGCCACCGTGCTGGCCACCGACCTCGGCGTCGGCGCCCAGTGGAACCTCGTCGAGGGCGAGACGCCGGTGGCCGAGGCGGTCGAGGCCGCCGCGCGGTAG